The nucleotide sequence aagtgactggctcagagtcacataagtagtaaattgtccctatttgaggttttcttggcaaagatactgcagtgatttgccatctctttctctgcctcattttacagatgaggaaacggaggtgaatggggttaagtgacttgtccaaggtcacataactagcaaaTTATCCCTACTTGAGGTgtttttggaaaagatactggagtgagcggtttgccatttccttctctagctcattttacagatcgggaaactgaggcaaacagcattaagtgacatgttcaaggtcatataactagtaaattgaccctatttgaggttttcttggcaaagacactggagtggattgccatctccttctctagctcattttacaggtgaggaaatggagacaaacagggtttaagtgactctcccaaggtcacacagagtaggaagtgtctaaggctggatttgaactcagctcttccagattccaggtctggcactctatccaatgtgccgcCTAGCTACCTAGGGATACTAAGAGGTAAAAAGACTAGGCCAGTATGTGTCTGAagcaggactagaacccaagtctttttgATACCTACATTTACCCCATGTTATCTCTTACCTTGCAgatacttaatcaatgtttattgggTTGGTTGAAGGTAACCTAACTCACCTAGCCGATTCCATTACCATTTTTTAAGTATAGAAACTACTTCCtgagttctgaattctttactttataaaattagaataaggACATCTCTTCTGCCTTCTTCTCGGGGCTGTCATAAGGTTCAGATGAGATAACAGAtatgaaagtactttgtaaagctGTAATATTAACCTCTTTTTctgtcatagacccctttggccCCCTTCTCCAAATCCTATTTTTAAATGCCTGAGATAAAATTCCCAGTcatacaaaagaaattaattctattgaaatataattatctttttttttaacccttaccttccatattagaatcaatactgtgtgttagttccaaggcagaagagggtaagggctaggcaatgggggttaagtgacttgcccagggtcacacagccaggaagtatctgaggtcagatttgaacccaggacctcccatctctcggcctggctttcaatccactgagctatccagctgccccttccattttcttttctttaaaaaaaaaaaaataggtttagagaccccaagttaagaacctctcCTTTAGAATGTGTGTGATTGAGTCAGTGCAGGTATCCCTCCTCCAGATCCAGAtatcacctcctcctcctccacaccTTAGAGAAAATCTCCATGAGGTGATATGGCCAAAAATATTCATGACTGGATGCCCAACATTCTGGTGATGAGGCTGTTGACACCAACGTAGACAGTCCTCAGGCAGCCGACACACAGTTCCCATTATCAGGCCTATTACTCAAAATTTTTTCAGGGtttggggcagataggtggctcagtgaatagagaatcagacttggaggtgggaggtcctgggttcaaatctgacctcaggcacctCCAATCtcgtgaccctgggtaaatcactcaattcccaatgcctagcccttactcctctcctgccttggaaccagtacttggtattgattctaagacagaagttaaaattaaaaaaaaaaaatacctctttTCAGGCTGGTCAGATCTGTCACAGCTTCCCTTCTTTTGGTATGACCTTCAGGAATTTGGCTCAGAATTAGCTCTATACCAGGATGATTTGTGGAATGTCAAACACATTATATACTCTGCAAATAAATGGTCTTGGCAGACGTGCCCAGTGCTCCCTCCTGCCTCAGACCTCACGGTTCTGCTCCATGTGGACCCAGGGGTGTCGATGACCCATCATACTCTTGtgttcttattttccttctgtggTTAATGCTGCTGCTCTTCCACTTTCTCCCCCATCTCCCTGGCTCCTACCTTCCCACCTTATTCATCCTgacatttcctcttctcttactCTAGGGGAATGAGCTTCAGGACATCCCAGGGGAACACGTGACTGAAGAACAATTCACTGATGAGCAAGGCAACATTGTCACTAAGAAGGTGAGAGCCCCGCTGGGTGGGGAAGGGTCCTATGGACCAGGAACAGCAGGGATTCCAGTTGATTCCTTGAGGGCTTGAGGGAGCTTTTCCCTTGAGAGGCCATAGGAAATGGAGAATTCTCCTTGTCCTCTGGACACAGTGACTGTCTTTTCCAAACCAAAATTGGGATATGTGGTGTCAAAAAGGAAATTCCCTTTGACGACccgttttcttttcttgaaatcaaAACTGAGCCAGAAAGACATCTCAGGCATACAGGCACATTAGGAGGAGGGACAAGACCTGTGATCTTATCATTCTCCTAGACACAAGGATGAGGAAGCACTGCTAACATAGGCACCTTCCCTGCATCTTACAGAATGAATCTTCTTGACCTCTAGAGGTCTCTCTCTCCAATGCAGTGTTCGCTTCCTATTGTGGATAAAATTAACATCCAATAATGTGCTTCGTTACACGgtctgtatatagtttgggttcgatctctcttccacatgaattgagtggtgaacagtccctgtgttctctagctctctagttaaatattaataaatctttataaatattatgctttggagatattgaatattaattttaaaatctcacTATGGTTATCATTTTTTAGTTGTTCCATTGTTTTTTGGTCACGTTTGagtcttcgtgaccccatttggtgttttcttggaaatgatagtagagtggttttccattttcttctctagttcattttacagatgaggaaaccaaggcaaacagggttacatgacttgcccagggtcacccagctagtaaatgactgaggctagatttaaactcatgaagataagtctatcagcagctaggtggctcaatggatagagctccagccctggagatgggaggtcctggatccaaTCTTGACTCTGACTCttcgtagctatgtgaccctgggtaagtcacttaacccccatttcctagcccttcctgctcttctgctttggaatcaatgtttagtatcaattctaaggcagaaagtttttggggttttttttgtatttaattaaaaaacaaaaagatgtcCATGTcctgaattctattcactatatcaCATTGCTGCCCCTTATCCCTGGCTAAACCTCTTGGCAGCATTTCATAGGTTACACAGAATTTAATCTAACCCCatccttttatagataagaaatcaGGCCCAGAAGAGTTAGATGACTTATCTATAtcgaggagcagaaccaggatccAAGCCCTAGTCTTCTAGTTAACCATAAGgaccaaataataataatgaacatcCATCCAGTGTTTTCTCTGTGACCAAAGTtttcttgaaagattttttttctctctaatattTTATTAGACAATAGAGTTCACAGGTTATATAGTTAGGAGACAACCAAGTATAATACCTGCTTTGACCTGAACTATTCCTTGTAAAAGCTTAAataaagagttggaagggacctcaaagacctTTTAGTActaccccatcattttacaagtcatcttaaaaccaataccgtgtattgattctaaggcagaagagcagtaagggctagacaatgggggttaaatactttgcccagggtcacacagctagaaagtgtctgagataagatttgaacccaggacctcctgtctctaggcctggctctcaatctaccatTCTCTTCCCCAGCAAATGCCCCCATATTCCTCTGAGATCTCCTCATATCAGTTTGAATACAAAGAGATCAGGAcaagatggggaaatggagggtGAAGGCAAGAGACTAAGAAGGGGTCCTTTGTGGAACAGGAGAAATGTCCTAAGCAGAAGTGAACATGGTATTGTGCAGGGTGGGCTTTCTTGAACCCAGAGGAGTTGGACAAAGGGGAAACACCATTGCAACAAGGAAAATAGCacggtggaattcctgcaagatatagggtcaagcctcacccagaactctgggtgaggggacagtttgaaagcagttggacagttggttcctgggggttgaggtaaGCAGATctctctctgcttgctgttcccggtttggggattgctttggaggccatctgtggcaatagccattttggttcttctttgcagtttgcctgtttagctgaactagacctttctagcaacagcagaattgttatttagttatttagatatttgaagtgATATTTATAAGCTTTGAGGaccagctagatataaagtctgccactcccagGAGAGGGGTGGGGCTGTTTCTATCTAACAGTTctgggcttcccagatcttatcctaatccctgaaaaacctctcttcctttcccttcctcttttatcagtaaaaccttCACCTTTTGGGAGCAGTgtctgtttattattctgggaatacttacatccaacttcagctaagtttccttcagctgtccggCCCATTCGAGTTAGAtttgtctgtccctgataactacaagacatcaagcttctcctattgtccctcagtcaaacctatggggaatataagttgagaaagtgaacatcattagagatttgccttgctgagtcTTGCCAGAGGACATTAGTTCTGCCTCCATTTCTAattgatttccaactgcttggtgggaggggtgagagtaaggagtacctacccctccctactcactctaagagcttgtgtgtgtgggaggagtgagtcctgcaggtttctagtttcaggccatctcttcagcttcccaaacatctttgttaagatcaacataacaccaTCTTGTCTCTTTTACAGATCATTCGCAAAGTGGTTCGGCAGATAGACTCATCAGGGGACAGGGCCATGCAGGAGCTGGACGAGGTGAATACTGAGGGGTCTCTGCAGGAGCCCAGTGAGCTGGAAGCAGATATTGCTGATTTTATGAAACATGCCAAGGTATGAGCGGTCTCTGGCTTCCTGGAGGCTCCTCTCACCCTGGGGTCCTCAGGAAGACCTCAGGTGCTCTGCAGAGAGGATGGCTGATCTCCACCTCTTTTTTCCCCAGTCGGGGCTCTGTTATTTCTGGCTGTCTctcatctcttccaactctgctTGGGATTCCATCTATCCTGTCTCCCACCCTCCGTGGATTCTGCTCCTTTGAGGCACCTCAGGAAGGGGAGAGAGCCAAGTGGCCCTTGTTTTTTCCCTGAGAGCCTCGTTTTCTAACCACCTGCCTTGCTGATTGCTTTTCCCTTCTTCTGTCCTGATTGTCTGTCTGTGTTTCTCTTTCCATGTGATCTTCTCTGCCTTCCTGCCTCTATGGCATGCTCTCCCTAGGCGGAGGTGAGAGGGAGTAATACCCTGCAGTCGGAGCTGATCGAGGGGAGGAAGGGGGCTCAGATAGTGAAGCGAGCGAGCCTGAAAAGGGGGAAACAGTGATCTCCTGGCCCCTCCCTGTCCAACGGCCTCTTTGGAGGTAATTTTACCTTTCTTCAAATTACCTAAATTCTGTGTGTACTGCTGCAAGGAAGAGCCCATGCTCAAAGCTAGGACTACAGAGATGAAAAAACAGCCCTCTCAGGGTAATACAACATTAGACACAGACAAATGTGGTACAAGGGCAAAGGCAAGATCAAGACAAAATACTCTAGGAAaataggaggaaggagaagacacTTCTGGCTGGGAGTAACCAGGGATAACTTTTTGGAGGAAGCGGTACCTGAATAGATCCTAGAAGGAAGAGAATCATTTCAAAAGGAAAGGGTAAGGACAAGGGACATTTCCAAGCAATGCAGGACAGACTGCATGGTGATCCAGATGTGAagagccatttccttctccaactccttttccagatgaataaactgaggcaaacagtaacTTGcacaaggtcccacagctagtgtctga is from Gracilinanus agilis isolate LMUSP501 chromosome 2, AgileGrace, whole genome shotgun sequence and encodes:
- the LOC123236983 gene encoding ankyrin-1-like, which encodes MWTFVTQLLVTLVLLSFFLVSCQNVMHIVRGSLYYVLKHLHQELDKELGEDEGLSDDEEAVSTRVVRRRVIVKGNELQDIPGEHVTEEQFTDEQGNIVTKKIIRKVVRQIDSSGDRAMQELDEAEVRGSNTLQSELIEGRKGAQIVKRASLKRGKQ